ACCAGGATCATGCCGTAGGGCTTGGTGAAGCTGCGCTTGTAGCGCTCGTAGTTGTCCGCCAGGAACCCGAGGTCTGGCAGCTCCATCAGGACCGAGGACTTGTCGAGGATGCGCATCACGACCTTCTCGCCCGCCACGGTCGGCAGCGTCGAGACGCGCAGGTCGATGCTCTTGCCCGCCGCCGTGACGCTGATCCGCCCGTCCTGGGGGATGCGGCGCTCCGCGATGTCGAGCTCGGCCATGATCTTCAGCCGACTGACCACCCCGGCGTGGATGCGCTTGCTCTGCGTCGTCACCTCGTGCAGCACGCCATCAACGCGGTAGCGCACCCGCAGCTCGCGCTCCTGCGGCTCGATGTGGATGTCCGACGCCCGGTCCTGCACCGCCTGGGTGATGAGTGCGTTGACGAACTTCACGATCGGGGCGTCGTCGAAGACCTCGGTCAGGCCGTCGAGGTCGTCCATGCCCTCGTCGCCGTCGAGGGACTCGGCAACGTCGAGCACCGACTCCCCGGAGCGGGTGTAGCTGTCGATGGCCGCGGTGATGTCGGTCCTGGTCGACACGACCGGGCGCACGTCGCGGTCGGTGGAGGTGCGGATGTCGTCCAGCGCCAACACGTTGGTGGGATCGCTCATGGCGACGATCAGGCGGCCGTCCTCGTCGTAGCCGACCGGCAGGACCCCGTAGCGACGGCACAACGCGGCGGGGAGGCTCGCGGCGGCCAGGGTGTCGACCTGGCGGTCGGTCAGCTCGACGAACTCCAGGCCGAGCTGCATGGCGACGGCCCTCGCCAGGTCCGTCTCCGTGCACAGCTCCAGCTCGACCAGCACCTGCCCCAGGGGCGCGCCGGTGCGGGACTGCTCGACGCGAGCGCGCTCGAGGTCGACCGCCGACACCAGGCCCTCGTCCAGCAGCACGGCGGTGAGCTGACGCTGACCGCGCGGCATCGGTTACTCCTCCCGCCAGCTATGGACGTGGTAGTCGCCGGTGCGCAACCCGCTGGCCATGTCCTCATCGTAGTGGAACTGCCAACCACCCTGGTTCAACACGGTCTTGCAGACGAGCGACCCGTAGATCTCCACCTGCGCGTTGGACTGCTGGTTTCCGCACGAGGCGTTGGGCGCATAGACGGCGGCGCCGAGCTTGGCGTGCTGGCGGACCTGCACCGCGGCCAGCACGTTGTTGCCCTGCGCCGGCTGGTCATCGGCCAGGGTGAAGATCTGCAGGCGCCGGGCCGCCGGCATGTTGGGATCCGCCGGGAAGCCGCTACTGCAGCCGGTGCAGTTCACCTCGACATGCCCGTCGATCTTGATGCGGTCACGCACCACGATGACCAGCCCG
The sequence above is a segment of the Egibacteraceae bacterium genome. Coding sequences within it:
- a CDS encoding ATPase, T2SS/T4P/T4SS family, yielding MPRGQRQLTAVLLDEGLVSAVDLERARVEQSRTGAPLGQVLVELELCTETDLARAVAMQLGLEFVELTDRQVDTLAAASLPAALCRRYGVLPVGYDEDGRLIVAMSDPTNVLALDDIRTSTDRDVRPVVSTRTDITAAIDSYTRSGESVLDVAESLDGDEGMDDLDGLTEVFDDAPIVKFVNALITQAVQDRASDIHIEPQERELRVRYRVDGVLHEVTTQSKRIHAGVVSRLKIMAELDIAERRIPQDGRISVTAAGKSIDLRVSTLPTVAGEKVVMRILDKSSVLMELPDLGFLADNYERYKRSFTKPYGMILVTGPTGSGKSTTLYATLNIISSPGVNCVTVEDPVEYRIPGISQVQIHPKAGLTFPSALRSILRQDPDVVLVGEMRDHETAQIGMEAALTGHLVLATLHTNDAPSAVTRLTEMQVDPFLVASAVDCVLAQRLARQLCTRCKEPYEPTQTELNVAGFTREDAESMPTLYRAVGCTHCAATGYRGRLAVHEVMLVSEEIERLIVERASTDEITKFAVAQGMRTLRQDGLAKVAMGLTTLEEIARVVV